From a single Streptomyces liliifuscus genomic region:
- a CDS encoding anthranilate synthase family protein, which produces MNLLDLLDDPRPFALLRRRTPGRSAEKNDTVELLLGPVTEYERLADIPEGLALVPYRQIRERGFDVRDDGTPLAVLTPEESYELPLEQALSELPAHDVRVESGGFDVGDEAYAEIVGRVLHEEIGRGEGANFVIRRTYEGRIPGFGRADALALFRRLLVGERGAYWTFVVHTGERTLVGASPEVHVRMSGGTVVMNPISGTYRYPAEGPTPEDLLGFLADGKEIEELSMVVDEELKMMCTVGDMGGVVIGPRLKEMAHLAHTEYELRGKSSLDVREVLKETMFAATVTGSPVQNACRVIERHEVGGRGYYAGALALIGRDSGGAQTLDSPILIRTADIDGDGRLRVPVGATLVRGSDPASEVAETHAKAAGVLAALGVRPGRPRDTDVRVSLADDPRVRAALDGRRAALAPFWLRMQERSAELEGHALVVDGEDTFTAMLAHLLRSSGLEVTVRRYDEPGLREAVLAHEGPLVLGPGPGDPSDTTDPKMAFLRGLTAEVIRGHRHGVLGVCLGHELIAAELGLETVRKEIPYQGAQTDIDLFGRTETVGFYNSFVARCDDEAAVELAAHGVEVSRSAAGEVHALRGPGFAGVQFHPESVLTLRGTDVVRELVAQVVAGAGTSTFSERRPAV; this is translated from the coding sequence CGACATCCCCGAGGGCCTCGCCCTCGTCCCGTACCGCCAGATCCGGGAGCGCGGCTTCGACGTCCGCGACGACGGCACCCCGCTCGCGGTGCTCACCCCCGAGGAGTCGTACGAACTCCCCCTGGAGCAGGCCCTGTCGGAGCTGCCCGCGCACGACGTGCGGGTCGAGAGCGGTGGCTTCGACGTCGGGGACGAGGCGTACGCGGAGATCGTCGGGCGGGTGCTGCACGAGGAGATCGGGCGGGGCGAGGGCGCGAACTTCGTCATCCGGCGGACGTACGAGGGCAGGATCCCGGGGTTCGGACGGGCCGACGCGCTGGCCCTCTTCCGGCGGCTGCTGGTGGGTGAGCGGGGCGCGTACTGGACGTTCGTCGTGCACACGGGAGAGCGGACGCTGGTCGGGGCGAGCCCGGAGGTGCATGTCCGGATGTCCGGCGGGACGGTCGTGATGAACCCGATCAGCGGAACGTACCGCTATCCCGCCGAGGGGCCGACGCCCGAGGACCTGCTGGGCTTCCTGGCCGACGGCAAGGAGATCGAGGAGCTCTCGATGGTCGTCGACGAGGAGCTCAAGATGATGTGCACGGTCGGTGACATGGGCGGAGTCGTGATCGGGCCGCGACTGAAGGAGATGGCCCATCTCGCGCACACCGAGTACGAGTTGCGGGGCAAGTCGTCGCTGGATGTGCGGGAGGTGCTCAAGGAGACCATGTTCGCGGCGACGGTCACCGGGTCGCCGGTGCAGAACGCCTGCCGGGTGATCGAGCGGCACGAGGTGGGCGGGCGCGGGTACTACGCGGGTGCCCTGGCGCTGATCGGGCGCGATTCGGGTGGGGCCCAGACCCTCGACTCCCCCATCCTCATCCGGACCGCCGACATCGACGGGGACGGCCGGCTGCGGGTCCCGGTCGGCGCGACGCTCGTACGGGGGTCGGACCCGGCGAGCGAGGTCGCCGAGACGCATGCGAAGGCGGCCGGGGTGCTGGCTGCGCTGGGGGTACGCCCCGGCCGGCCGCGGGACACGGACGTACGGGTGAGTCTCGCGGACGACCCGCGGGTGCGGGCGGCGCTGGACGGGCGGCGGGCGGCGCTGGCGCCGTTCTGGCTGCGGATGCAGGAGCGGTCGGCCGAGTTGGAGGGCCATGCGCTGGTCGTGGACGGGGAGGACACGTTCACGGCGATGCTCGCGCATCTGCTGCGCTCGTCGGGGCTTGAGGTGACCGTCCGGCGGTACGACGAGCCGGGGCTGCGGGAGGCGGTGCTCGCGCACGAGGGTCCGCTGGTGCTGGGGCCGGGTCCGGGTGACCCCTCGGACACGACGGACCCGAAGATGGCCTTCCTGCGCGGCCTGACCGCGGAGGTGATCCGCGGCCACCGGCACGGCGTGCTGGGGGTCTGCCTCGGGCATGAGCTGATCGCGGCGGAGCTGGGCCTGGAGACCGTCCGCAAGGAGATCCCCTACCAGGGTGCCCAGACGGACATCGACCTCTTCGGCCGGACGGAGACCGTCGGTTTCTACAACAGCTTCGTGGCGCGCTGCGACGACGAGGCTGCGGTGGAACTGGCGGCCCATGGGGTCGAGGTCAGCCGCAGCGCGGCGGGCGAGGTGCACGCGCTGCGCGGGCCTGGCTTCGCCGGGGTCCAGTTCCATCCGGAGTCGGTGCTGACGCTGCGCGGCACGGACGTCGTACGGGAACTGGTGGCTCAGGTGGTCGCGGGGGCGGGCACCAGCACGTTCTCGGAGCGGCGGCCCGCCGTGTAG